One Drosophila santomea strain STO CAGO 1482 chromosome X, Prin_Dsan_1.1, whole genome shotgun sequence DNA segment encodes these proteins:
- the LOC120457117 gene encoding acetylcholine receptor subunit alpha-like: MKWFQVTIDMILVLSFISSSTANPDAKRLYDDLLSNYNKLVRPVVNVTDALTVRIKLKLSQLIDVNLKNQIMTTNLWVEQSWYDYKLKWEPKEYGGVEMLHVPSDHIWRPDIVLYNNADGNFEVTLATKATLNYTGRVEWRPPAIYKSSCEIDVEYFPFDEQTCVMKFGSWTYDGFQVDLRHIDELNGTNVVEVGVDLSEFYTSVEWDILEVPAVRNEKFYTCCDEPYLDITFNITMRRKTLFYTVNLIIPCMGISFLTILVFYLPSDSGEKVSLSISILLSLTVFFLLLAEIIPPTSLVVPLLGKFVLFTMILDTFSICVTVLVLNIHFRSPQTHTMAPWVRTVFINQLPRFLVMRRPLYPISEMIKSSRRLMVRTCNGLELRDQIPPLPPPVALSRMHHSPKTTSRSTSPHLQHRVQTYNLMDECGMGMGMGGGASTITGHLSSLYPPTMSTANQQTSTTSSLIDAQYHNQYQQTGGSLLDHPLTPTKFRQMTSTSSQTGQNGSGNGTGNGNGNGNGNGGYGGHGQSGGGHHLYRQQSSCSANFSPLPQHAHQAHASTTTSDLGMANPNVIKSTTTVNSVATASTLADSCCSGTIQIHQGMGAGAACQSSELLHHQQLHHQQMHHQQQQQQHHQRPTTSAAAAAAAAAGGPSTSAAAAAAAAAAAAGTPPPPPPPAGVCDILPACQREGGPHCCSGRGNVRQRWHTCPELHKAMDGVTYIADQTRKEEESTRVKEDWKYVAMVLDRLFLWIFTIAVVVGTAGIILQAPTLYDTRMPIDIKLSEIASTTAKPNVARPVL, translated from the exons GCAGCACAGCGAATCCGGATGCGAAACGATTGTACGACGATTTGCTGAGCAACTACAACAAACTGGTACGACCGGTGGTCAATGTGACGGACGCCCTCACCGTTCGCATCAAGCTGAAGCTATCGCAACTGATCGATGTCAATCTGAAGAACCAGATCATGACCACCAACCTGTGGGTGGAGCAGTCCTGGTACGACTACAAGCTCAAGTGGGAGCCCAAGGAGTACGGCGGCGTCGAGATGCTCCACGTGCCCTCCGATCACATCTGGCGTCCGGACATCGTCCTCTACAACAA CGCCGACGGCAACTTCGAGGTGACGCTGGCCACCAAGGCCACGCTGAATTACACAGGACGCGTCGAGTGGCGACCGCCGGCGATTTACAAGAGCTCCTGCGAAATCGACGTGGAGTACTTTCCCTTCGACGAGCAGACCTGCGTCATGAAGTTCGGCAGCTGGACATACGATGGATTTCAG GTGGATCTGCGGCACATCGACGAGCTGAACGGCACCAATGTCGTGGAGGTGGGCGTGGATCTGTCCGAGTTCTACACGTCCGTCGAATGGGATATCCTCGAAGTTCCTGCAGTGCG AAACGAGAAGTTCTACACGTGCTGCGATGAGCCATATCTGGACATCACCTTCAACATCACGATGCGGCGGAAGACGCTCTTCTACACCGTCAACCTGATCATTCCCTGCATGGGCATCAGCTTCCTCACCATCCTCGTGTTCTACCTGCCATCGGACAGTGGCGAGAAG GTCTCATTAAGCATATCCATTCTGCTGTCGCTCACTGTGTTCTTCCTGCTGCTGGCGGAAATCATTCCGCCCACATCGCTGGTGGTGCCGCTGCTGGGAAAGTTTGTGCTCTTCACCATGATACTGGATACCTTCAG CATCTGTGTGACTGTGTTGGTGCTGAACATCCACTTCCGGTCGCCGCAGACGCACACGATGGCTCCGTGGGTGCGGACCGTGTTTATCAACCAGCTGCCCCGCTTCCTGGTCATGCGGCGTCCGCTCTATCCGATCAGCGAGATGAT CAAATCCTCGCGCCGCCTGATGGTGCGCACGTGCAACGGACTCGAACTGAGGGATCAAATACCACCGCTGCCACCGCCGGTGGCCTTGTCTCG CATGCACCACAGCCCGAAGACGACATCGCGTAGCACCTCGCCGCACCTGCAGCACCGCGTGCAGACCTACAACCTGATGGACGAGTgcggcatgggcatgggcatgggcggCGGTGCCTCCACCATCACCGGCCATTTGAGCTCCCTCTATCCGCCGACCATGTCGACGGCCAACCAACAGACCTCGACCACATCCTCGCTGATCGATGCCCAGTACCACAATCAGTACCAGCAGACGGGCGGCTCGCTGCTGGACCATCCACTGACACCCACCAAGTTCCGCCAGATGACCTCGACCTCCAGCCAGACGGGTCAGAATGGCAGCGGGAACGGAACCGGTAACGGTaatgggaacgggaacgggaacggtGGCTATGGTGGGCATGGCCAGAGTGGCGGCGGTCACCATCTGTATCGGCAGCAGTCGAGCTGCTCGGCGAACTTCTCGCCGCTGCCGCAGCACGCCCACCAGGCGCAcgcctccaccaccaccagtgATCTGGGCATGGCCAATCCGAATGTGATAAAGTCGACGACGACGGTTAACTCGGTGGCCACCGCCTCGACGCTGGCGGACTCCTGCTGCAGCGGCACCATCCAGATTCATCAGGGCATGGGCGCCGGGGCCGCCTGCCAGTCGTCGGAGCTGCTGCATCACCAGCAGCTGCACCACCAGCAGatgcaccaccagcagcagcagcagcagcaccaccagcgaCCCACCACctcggcagcggcggcggcagcggcagccgcCGGCGGACCCAGCACCtcggcagcggcagctgcagcagcggcggcagcggcagccggAACGCCACCCCCACCGCCTCCGCCGGCGGGCGTCTGTGATATTCTGCCCGCCTGCCAGCGCGAGGGCGGGCCGCACTGCTGCTCGGGGCGTGGCAATGTGCGCCAACGGTGGCACACCTGCCCGGAACTCCACAAGGCCATGGACGGGGTCACCTACATTGCGGATCAGACGCGCAAGGAAGAGGAGAGCACAAGG GTGAAAGAGGACTGGAAGTACGTGGCCATGGTGCTCGACCGCCTGTTCCTGTGGATCTTCACAATAGCCGTGGTCGTCGGCACCGCCGGCATTATCCTGCAGGCTCCGACGCTCTACGACACCCGGATGCCCATCGATATAAAGCTATCGGAGATCGCCTCGACGACGGCCAAGCCGAATGTGGCCAGGCCCGTGTTGTAA